The genomic DNA TTTTGATGTGAACATAATCAATATGCTCAGGCTACATGGGATGAATGCGGCGAACGTCCATTGCTGGATACTTTGGAGCGGGTGCTGGCCGTTCTTCAATGTCGAGTAAGCTCCGTTACCTCCATCGTATTTGGCGTTAAAATGATTTCCCAGTACACTTCTGCGGTGATAATCGATGCTCCTGTGGAGCCGACCGCAGCTTTCTTGTCTGAAGTAACTGCCAAGTTTGTCGTCAATCCTGGACACAACTTTTCTATTACCAACGACATCCAGGTAAGTTCGTGATTTTGATAAGTGGGGTCCGCTAATGGAACGCACGTTTAGGTACTCCCGGTTTCGGTTCCCAAGTTACAGACTATCAATGAGCTGCGTGAACGACTCAAAGATCGCAAGGATTTATACTCTGCGcggcagaagaagaagcgtaCATAGTCGTGTTATCTACCTCGGCGTACCATTGGTCTCTTTATGATTTGTTTTCTATATGTTAATCCAGCTGCTGAGTCAAGCCCGCATTTATGCTCAAATTCGGAACTTGCTAGTTAAATTGCTTGATAATACTATACAGTCTGAAGGTATACTAAATGAAATTGAAGCAATAGCGATGTTTCAGAACTTCGTTGATCAACTCAGCAATCCCAACCATAGGCGAAGTCAGCGGGCTTGACTTCGTTTGGATACTCATCTGACTTGTACCCGCAGACTCCGCGTCCATAGCGATCATGCAAAAGTAAGTCAACAGCATTTAGAGACGCAATCGTCTCTGTCTCCATGGTCGAAATGAAGCTAAATAGGATGTGTCAGATATTATGGCTATTGTAGTGAGGGTAGTCACAAACTCACGGCTCGAAGGCATTGACGTAATAAAGACCGTCAGTGGGCTTAACAGAAGGGAACGTAGTTGTCGGTGGTAATCGAGGATATGCGTCCCACTCCTTCCTGCGAGTCCAACCAACCGTACCCGCACCGAAGAGCTTTTCAAGCCACTCATCGGCCACACGTTCTTTGGAGAAGATCTTAACGATGTACTCGGGAGGTTGACCCGCGCGTTGAATCCGCTCGTGATAGGTTAGACTGTTGAATTCTGGCTCGGTTGATCCCGAGGAAGTGGTAAGAATCGTTTGAGGAATAGGCGTTTCTGGAGCAGAGGGGAAAAAGTATGACCCCTGTGGATGTTCTGCGGTTGTGGCAAGCAAGGTGACGTGAAGATGCACATAATCCACAGGTGGGAACGCTTTCTCGAGATTGAGGTCCGCGGCCTCAATCTTAATACCAGTACTTTTGTATGGTGCAGCGAGAACAACAGCATCATATGTCTTCTCATCAGCGCCTTCAACAGCAAGATGCCATTTGCCACTGCTGCCCTGACGTAGGTGCTGGACAGTTGTTTTTAGGTGTATTTTGGAGCCGCTCTCCTTGGCCCATCTTTCGAACACCTGCCAATTTCCACCAGCGACACTGTGAGCTCCGTTTGCAGCCATGCTCACCATGCCCTCAAGTGCATGAATATCGTCAACGTTTTGGCCATAGTTAACGCGCGTTGCAGCTTCTATGAGTTCGTGGGTAAAGAGTGGGCTAACACCATTCTCAGTCAAGTATTTTGAAGTGGGTACGGCAGTGATGTGAGTGAAGTTGAGCGACGAAGCAATTGCAGTGATGGACGGATATGGGTGCCGCGGCTGATATAGTTTAAGGTATGTGTCAACCATATCTTTTACTCTAAAACGATAATTAGAAAGTATGTTCTAGCGTAATCACAGGAACGTACAGCGTTCGAACTTTGAGCGGGGAATAGCCATATCTCCAGAAAAGTTTGGCAGTTGTCCACCAGCTTCTCCATCCCCCGCCACTCAACTGATATAATTAAGTAGACGATCCAAATCACCCATTGACATGACTCACTGTGAGGACGAATTCATTGCCGTTCCAAATACCAGTTTCTTCGTTTTCATCGCCATACTTGATCACAGAAAGGTTAAACTCCTTTACAGCACGAACAATGTTTTTATTGGCGTCAACGTAAATCGAACCACCGAGTTCCACAGTTGGAATGGTCTCGTCATCGTACGGTCGAACCGTTGTGCTGCCTGGAATACTGTAAGTGAGCTTGTTTGAATGTAGGATGAACAAGGGCCACGCACGACCACCAATATAATCGCTCTTTTCATATATCGTTATCGTTATATTCTCGCCCAATCTTGACTTTGCTCGTGATAGCCAGAATGCAGCGGAAGACCCAGCGGCGCCTATAATCGGCATTAGTATGTGATTCAAATTCATATGTGTCACGAAATAATTACCAGCTCCAATGATGGCCACCTTGAACTCATCAGTGCCGAACTTTTGCTGGCCTGTCAGCGGATGTTGACCAGAGTGTAAGTTGTGCTGCGACGACGCTTGGGCGCCGTATACGCAAACGGAAGTTGCGAGTACTGCCTTGAGTACCGCTCGCATGTTGGTGGTAGACTGAGTGTAGTTCAGCGACAGTACTCTGCGCTTTATACGGCAGCTCCCGGTCGTGGCCGGGGTGAGGTATCGAGATAAGCGCCCAACGCGTACGCTGTAATTCTGACCCCACTAGCGCTTACGCTTGTCAAGGCTCGCTCGCCTTTTTGGGATGGGATTCGTTGTGCTTCGATAACAGCAAGCCTCACTGCACCGCCCATCTCACAAAACAATGACCATAACAGTAAAACACAGCCTGTTTCCGATAGAACCCCTTACTAGGGCTTAATATAGCAATTCAGATATCTAGGACGCCGAGTAGGGTGACTCAAAGAAATAGCCTGGTTTTCGGTAAAACTGATTTCGCTGAAAAATGGGCGACGAAATCCGATTTGCACCAGAAATTTGAAACTGGATCTAGGCTAGATCAATCTTTTTAATGGGTATACATTTGACAACCAAGGTAATGCGTATGCGGTTCGATCATGCCTAAGCGCTTGCTCCTGCCTCTTCTGACCATAAAATGCCGAAGAACAATCCCGGGCTACCACTGAAAAGGTTCGGTCAACAGCACCAAATCAGTGCTTTTCAATGAGTTGTGTGGCTGTACACCTATGCATATGTTTGGGCTGCTCGATTATAAGCCCAAACTTAATCAAACTGCGAAGCGTCCCAAAACGTGCAGATTTTACTCAGCCTGAAGAAAATGGTTATAGTATTGAAGTGTGCTCTCATCATGATGGGTATACAAGTGACAATCAAATCTAAGTCTATGGTCTCTTATACATACGTCCAAGTTTTGCACTAAATAATCTCAAGCATTACCTTTATAATATATCATGGAGACCAATTGCGGTTCATAAACTACCAAAAATGTTCATGTACAAACTCGTAATATGCAGGGATGTGGACTTACATGCCATGATACTGGGAGAACACCTTGAGACAGAGGGGCAAGTGCTTCGAAAGCATTTGGAGAAAGATCTACGCAATTCATCAATTAGAACAAACGTAGGGCCAGGACGATTGTTCCACTGACCAACATCATTATAGCCGCACGGAGGACAACTATCCCTCATTTTTGCATATACCTTTTTCCCGTTTTCAGTGTTAACTAGCTCAACCCACTATAACATTGCTTTAGCAACTGAACTCTTTTATAGGTAAGGAATATTTTATTTTACCTGGTTGCAATTACCCCCTTGTTTGTACATGGCGGTTGACACCGCGACAATAGGTGTATCATCATTGTCCCAGTACCCACAATTACCCAAGCCAGCATGGAACCAAGTAGCCTGGATTGTCCTTTGCGTCAACTCTAAACCTGCTGTAGTTTAAATATTGCATAGCCATGACATACCCGACCAGCATGAGTCACACGTTTGTCGAGAGTAGTAGCATTGATGTTGTATGCAACTGGCACCACATCATTCACGACTGGAGCGGGAGCACCAATCACAGATAGACTTGACATGACTAATGCAATAAGAGGAATGCTTTTAAACATAGCGGATGAGGACCGTCCGTTATTAAGTCGTGAGGGAGGAGACGAACCGAACGAAGGAATCAGCACCCACCACAGACCTTAAATGCATGAAAAATGACAATGAGGGATCAAATTGATAATCCGATTGTTTCTTTACAACCAAGATGTTCAACATATCAGCCACTTCTCAGCAGAAAATTATATATATTGCTCAGAAGCCGGGGTAAGAATTTCGTATGAAGCCGACAAACATGCGATTCAACACTTGTTTGGATTGGAGAGGTTGTATCCAATCAATCGAATTTGCATGTGGCCGGTCTGGGCCTTTGACTCGCCTGCTAATGTTTTTTAGGGTGACACCTAATTCCA from Rhizoctonia solani chromosome 16, complete sequence includes the following:
- a CDS encoding prenylcysteine lyase codes for the protein MFKSIPLIALVMSSLSVIGAPAPVVNDVVPVAYNINATTLDKRVTHAGRATWFHAGLGNCGYWDNDDTPIVAVSTAMYKQGGNCNQWVELVNTENGKKVYAKMRDSCPPCGYNDVDLSPNAFEALAPLSQGVLPVSWHSTTNMRAVLKAVLATSVCVYGAQASSQHNLHSGQHPLTGQQKFGTDEFKVAIIGAGAAGSSAAFWLSRAKSRLGENITITIYEKSDYIGGRSTTVRPYDDETIPTVELGGSIYVDANKNIVRAVKEFNLSVIKYGDENEETGIWNGNEFVLTLSGGGWRSWWTTAKLFWRYGYSPLKVRTLVKDMVDTYLKLYQPRHPYPSITAIASSLNFTHITAVPTSKYLTENGVSPLFTHELIEAATRVNYGQNVDDIHALEGMVSMAANGAHSVAGGNWQVFERWAKESGSKIHLKTTVQHLRQGSSGKWHLAVEGADEKTYDAVVLAAPYKSTGIKIEAADLNLEKAFPPVDYVHLHVTLLATTAEHPQGSYFFPSAPETPIPQTILTTSSGSTEPEFNSLTYHERIQRAGQPPEYIVKIFSKERVADEWLEKLFGAGTVGWTRRKEWDAYPRLPPTTTFPSVKPTDGLYYVNAFEPFISTMETETIASLNAVDLLLHDRYGRGVCGYKSDEYPNEVKPADFAYGWDC